In one window of Meiothermus sp. DNA:
- a CDS encoding fumarate reductase/succinate dehydrogenase flavoprotein subunit encodes MESYTTYDYDVLVIGAGGAGLRAAIAAIEKGARVGVVTKSLLGKAHTVMAEGGMAAAMGNVRSEDNWKVHFRDTLKGGGMLNNWKMVENYTKEAPDRVRELERWGAVFDRTPDGKINQRNFGGHSYPRLAHVGDRTGLELIRTLQDHAVKMGINAHMETTIYRLLTEGGAVVGALGFNRQTGEFLVFRAKAVVLATGGLGRIYQITSNSWECTGDGFSLASMVGADLIDMEFIQFHPTGMVWPPSVMGILVTEGVRGEGGVLKNSEGKRFMFDNVPERYKGEFAETEEEAERWLQGDRNARRPPELLTRDVVARAIRKEVNEGRGSPHGGAYLDIASRRPADYIKKKLPSMYHQFMKLGNLDITKEPMEVGPTCHYVMGGIRVDPDTQATNVPGLYAAGEVAGGLHGANRLGGNSLSDLVVFGRRAGMAAAEYAAKQTGSYQVDEAQVRAYIAEALQPFNNPQGENPFALMKELRATMQKNAGIMREENELKTQLEILANLKKRAWNTSVSGGRAYNPGWHTALDMRLMVEISEAVVLAALARKESRGGHARLDYPDPDPTFAKLNHIIRRSSDGTLHVVAEPLPEMPEDRRKIAEAKDLKELSDKVGA; translated from the coding sequence ATGGAATCCTACACAACCTATGACTACGACGTACTGGTAATTGGCGCGGGTGGCGCGGGTCTACGGGCTGCCATTGCGGCCATTGAAAAAGGGGCCAGGGTAGGGGTGGTTACCAAGAGCCTCTTGGGCAAGGCCCACACCGTGATGGCCGAGGGGGGCATGGCTGCCGCTATGGGCAACGTGCGCTCCGAGGATAACTGGAAGGTGCACTTCCGCGACACCCTCAAGGGCGGGGGGATGCTCAACAACTGGAAGATGGTGGAGAACTACACCAAAGAAGCGCCCGACCGGGTGCGCGAGTTGGAGCGGTGGGGCGCGGTCTTTGATCGTACCCCCGATGGCAAAATCAACCAGCGCAACTTTGGCGGGCACTCCTATCCCCGGCTGGCCCACGTGGGCGACCGTACCGGTCTCGAGCTCATTCGCACCCTGCAAGACCACGCTGTGAAAATGGGCATTAACGCCCATATGGAAACCACCATCTATCGCCTACTGACAGAGGGTGGCGCGGTGGTGGGGGCGCTAGGCTTCAACCGCCAGACGGGCGAATTCCTGGTCTTCCGGGCCAAGGCCGTGGTGCTGGCCACTGGGGGTCTGGGGCGCATCTACCAGATCACCTCCAACTCCTGGGAGTGCACCGGCGATGGCTTCTCGCTGGCCAGTATGGTGGGCGCCGATCTGATCGATATGGAGTTCATCCAGTTTCACCCCACCGGCATGGTCTGGCCTCCCAGTGTTATGGGTATCCTGGTCACTGAAGGGGTACGGGGTGAAGGGGGCGTTCTCAAAAACAGCGAGGGCAAGCGCTTCATGTTCGACAACGTGCCCGAGCGCTACAAAGGTGAGTTCGCCGAAACCGAGGAGGAAGCTGAGCGCTGGCTGCAAGGCGACCGCAACGCCCGGAGACCCCCAGAGCTCCTTACCCGCGATGTGGTGGCCAGGGCCATTCGTAAGGAAGTCAACGAAGGCCGGGGGAGCCCCCACGGGGGCGCTTACCTGGATATCGCCAGCCGCCGCCCTGCTGATTACATTAAAAAGAAGCTCCCAAGCATGTACCACCAGTTCATGAAACTGGGCAACCTGGACATCACCAAAGAACCCATGGAGGTAGGTCCAACCTGCCACTACGTGATGGGGGGCATCCGGGTAGACCCCGATACCCAGGCCACCAACGTGCCGGGACTATACGCTGCAGGCGAGGTGGCTGGAGGGCTACACGGCGCTAACCGCCTGGGGGGCAACTCACTGTCCGACCTGGTGGTTTTTGGGCGTCGGGCTGGTATGGCCGCTGCCGAGTACGCAGCCAAACAGACCGGCTCTTATCAGGTAGACGAGGCTCAGGTGCGGGCCTACATTGCCGAAGCCCTGCAACCATTCAACAACCCCCAGGGCGAAAACCCCTTTGCGCTTATGAAAGAACTTCGCGCCACCATGCAGAAAAACGCAGGCATTATGCGCGAAGAAAATGAGCTCAAAACACAGCTCGAGATTCTGGCCAACCTCAAAAAGCGCGCCTGGAACACCTCGGTTTCGGGAGGCCGGGCCTACAACCCCGGCTGGCACACGGCCCTGGACATGCGGCTGATGGTCGAGATTTCCGAGGCAGTGGTACTTGCAGCCCTGGCCCGCAAGGAAAGCCGGGGTGGCCACGCACGCCTGGACTATCCCGACCCCGACCCCACTTTTGCCAAACTTAACCACATCATCCGGCGCAGCAGCGATGGAACCCTCCATGTGGTAGCTGAACCGCTGCCTGAAATGCCCGAAGACCGGCGAAAGATAGCCGAGGCCAAAGACCTCAAAGAACTCAGCGACAAGGTAGGTGCGTGA
- a CDS encoding succinate dehydrogenase/fumarate reductase iron-sulfur subunit — protein MSTVTFKVFRGDRNGGELKDYAVEVQEGMVVLDAIHQIQAEQAPDLACRWNCKAGKCGSCGAEVNGKPTLMCMTRLDTIDTSKPVTVRPMKTFPVIRDLATDVKWNYEANKKIKPFTPAPGTDWIMFQEDVDRVQEFRKCIECFLCQNVCHVLREHDEKTGFIGPRLLVRTASLEMHPLDIENRLDMLKNEGGIGYCNITKCCTEVCPEHIHITDNAIIPLKERVVDEYYDPVLGFFRRLFGSKKRAEPSGQAADD, from the coding sequence ATGTCAACCGTCACCTTCAAAGTTTTCCGAGGGGATCGAAACGGCGGTGAGCTAAAAGATTACGCCGTTGAGGTACAAGAGGGCATGGTGGTGCTGGATGCCATCCACCAGATTCAGGCCGAGCAGGCTCCCGACCTGGCCTGCCGCTGGAACTGCAAAGCCGGCAAGTGCGGCTCGTGCGGGGCCGAAGTGAATGGGAAGCCCACCTTGATGTGCATGACCCGGCTGGACACCATTGATACCAGCAAGCCTGTCACCGTGCGGCCCATGAAGACCTTCCCGGTCATCCGAGACCTGGCCACCGATGTGAAGTGGAACTACGAAGCCAATAAGAAAATCAAGCCTTTTACCCCAGCCCCTGGCACCGACTGGATCATGTTCCAGGAAGACGTGGATCGGGTACAGGAGTTCAGGAAGTGCATCGAATGTTTCTTGTGCCAGAATGTATGCCACGTACTGCGGGAACACGACGAAAAAACCGGTTTTATCGGGCCGCGGCTGCTCGTGCGCACGGCCAGCCTGGAAATGCACCCGCTGGACATTGAAAACCGCCTGGACATGCTCAAAAATGAGGGCGGCATTGGTTACTGCAACATCACCAAGTGCTGCACCGAGGTCTGCCCCGAGCACATCCACATTACCGATAATGCCATCATCCCACTCAAGGAGCGGGTGGTGGACGAGTACTACGACCCTGTACTGGGCTTCTTCCGGCGCTTGTTCGGCAGCAAGAAACGCGCTGAGCCCAGCGGTCAGGCGGCGGACGACTAA